A DNA window from Vigna angularis cultivar LongXiaoDou No.4 chromosome 1, ASM1680809v1, whole genome shotgun sequence contains the following coding sequences:
- the LOC108335802 gene encoding LOW QUALITY PROTEIN: ubiquinol oxidase 2, mitochondrial-like (The sequence of the model RefSeq protein was modified relative to this genomic sequence to represent the inferred CDS: inserted 2 bases in 1 codon), translating into MKFIALSCTVRRALLNGRSCNGLGSTAVIAYAAPETRLLCAGAANGGLFYWRRSMASPAEAKLREKDKEKAEAEKSVVECSYWGISRPKIMREDGTEWPWNCFMPWETYHSNLSIDLTKHHVPKNFLDKVAYRTVKLLRIPTDLFFQRRYGCRAMMLETVAAVPGMVGGMLLHLRSLRKFQQSGGWIKALMEEAENERMHLMTXAELVKPKWYERLLVLAVQGVFFNAFFVLYIISPKVAHRIVGYLEEEAIHSYTEYLKDLESGAIENVPAPAIAIDYWRLPKDAKLKDVITVIRADEAHHRDVNHFASDIHFQGKELREAPAPIGYH; encoded by the exons ATGAAGTTCATTGCATTGAGTTGTACGGTTCGGCGAGCTCTGCTCAATGGCCGCAGCTGCAACGGCCTCGGTTCGACGGCGGTGATAGCGTATGCGGCGCCGGAAACGAGGCTTCTCTGTGCCGGCGCAGCCAACGGAGGGCTCTTCTACTGGAGGAGGTCGATGGCTTCGCCGGCGGAGGCGAAGTTGCGGGAGAAGGACAAGGAGAAGGCCGAGGCCGAGAAGAGTGTGGTAGAGTGCAGTTATTGGGGGATTTCGAGGCCGAAGATTATGAGAGAGGACGGAACGGAGTGGCCTTGGAACTGCTTTATG CCTTGGGAGACTTATCATTCAAACCTGTCGATAGATCTTACTAAACATCACGTGCCAAAGAATTTTCTGGACAAAGTTGCTTACAGGACCGTGAAACTCCTCAGAATTCCTACAGATTTATTTTTTCAG AGGCGGTATGGTTGCCGTGCAATGATGCTAGAAACGGTTGCAGCTGTCCCTGGCATGGTAGGAGGGATGTTGTTGCACCTTAGATCACTCCGTAAGTTTCAACAAAGTGGTGGTTGGATCAAAGCATTGATGGAGGAAGCAGAGAATGAGAGAATGCACCTAATGAC GGCGGAACTTGTGAAGCCTAAATGGTACGAAAGACTGCTGGTTCTTGCTGTACAGGGAGTTTTCTTCAATGCGTTTTTCGTACTTTACATAATCTCTCCCAAGGTGGCTCATAGAATAGTTGGGTACCTTGAGGAGGAGGCTATACATTCTTACACGGAGTATTTGAAGGATCTTGAAAGTGGTGCAATCGAAAATGTTCCTGCTCCTGCCATTGCAATAGACTATTGGAGGCTTCCCAAGGATGCCAAACTGAAAGATGTTATAACAGTCATTCGTGCTGACGAGGCTCATCATCGAGATGTGAATCATTTTGCTTCT GACATCCACTTTCAAGGTAAAGAACTGCGGGAAGCACCTGCTCCTATTGGTTATCACTAA